Within Fusobacterium gonidiaformans ATCC 25563, the genomic segment TAACAAAATTAGATGGAGATACTCGTGGTGGAGCGGCATTATCCATTAAATCTGTAGTAGGAAAGCCAATTAAATTTATTGGAGTCGGAGAAAAGTTAGATGATATTGAGTTATTTCATCCGGATAGATTAGTTTCCAGAATTTTAGGAATGGGAGATGTGGTTTCTCTTGTAGAAAAAGCACAAAGTGCAATAGAAGAGGAAGATGCCAAATCTTTGGAAGAAAAAATCCGTACTCAAAAATTTGATTTAAATGATTTTCTAAAACAATTACAAAATATTAAAAAATTAGGTTCTTTAGGAAGTATTTTAAAATTGATTCCGGGAATGGGACAGATTGGAGATTTAGCTCCTGCCGAAAAAGAGATGAAAAAAGTAGAAGCCATTATTCAATCTATGACTAAGCAAGAAAGAAAGAAACCTGAAATTTTAAAGGCAAGTCGAAAGCAAAGAATTGCAAAAGGAAGCGGAACGGATGTAGCAGACATCAATCGTCTTTTAAAACAATTTGATCAAATGAAGACAATGATGAAAATGTTTGCCGGCGGTAAAATGCCAAACTTTCCAAATTTAAACGGAATGATGTCAGGAAAAGGTGGAAAATTTCCATTTTAAAAAATAAAGAAAATATATTAAAATAAAAAGGAGAAAAAATATGTTAAAATTAAGATTAACTCGATTGGGAGACAAAAAAAGACCTTCTTACAGATTGGTAGTAATGGAAGATTTATCAAAGAGAGATGGAAAAGCAGTTGCTTACTTAGGAAACTATTTCCCTTTGGAAGATTCTAAAGTAGTATTGAAAGAAGAAGAAATCTTAAAATTCTTATCAAATGGAGCTCAACCTACAAGAACAGTAAAATCTATCTTAGTAAAAGCTGGAATTTGGGCAAAATTTGAAGAATCTAAAAAGAAATAAGTTTAGAATACACAAAATAAGACACAGCCATGGAAGTAAATTCTATGGCTGTTTTTCTTGAAGGAGGAAAAAATGCAATCTCATATCACAGGAAAAGTTTTGATGGTAAGACCGGTTTGCTTTGGCTATAATGAAGAAACAGCGGTAAATAAT encodes:
- the rpsP gene encoding 30S ribosomal protein S16; translated protein: MLKLRLTRLGDKKRPSYRLVVMEDLSKRDGKAVAYLGNYFPLEDSKVVLKEEEILKFLSNGAQPTRTVKSILVKAGIWAKFEESKKK